TCACGCGGTCGACGGTCATCTGGGTGGAGCGCTCCAGGGCGCGGTCGAGCACGGCCATGTCGAACTTGGTTTCTTCGTGGTCGACGCGGTAAGGCTTGGCCTGGGTGGTCGGGTTCACCGAGATCACGCCGCAGTATTCGGGCATGTGCTTGGCGAACTCGGCGGTGCCGATCCGGGTCGCGGTGTCGATGATGTCCTGCTTGTGGCTGACGATCAGCGGACGCAGCACCAGGGTATCGGTCACCCGGTCGATCACCGAGAGGTTCGGCAGGGTCTGGCTGGACACCTGGGAGATCGCCTCGCCGGTCACCAGGGCGTTCAGCTCCAGGCGCTCGGCCACGCGGCTGGCGGCGCGCAGCATCATGCGCTTGAGGGTCACGCCCATGTAGCTGTCGTCGACCTTGGTGAGAATCTCGCCGACCACTTCCTCGAAGGGCACGCTGACGAACAGCACGCGCTGGGAACGGCCGTACTTCTCCCACAGGTAGTGCGCGACTTCCATCACGCCCAGTTCGTGGGCGCGGCCGCCGAGGTTGAAGAACACGAAGTGGCTGATCATGCCGCGGCGCATCATCTGGTAGGCCGCCACGGTGGAGTCGAAGCCGCCGGACATCAGCACCAGCACCTGCTCCAGCGCGCCCAGCGGGTAGCCGCCGAGGCCTTCGTGCTGGGCATGGATCACGTACAGGCGGTCGTAGCGGATTTCCACCCGTACCTGCACTTCCGGGTTCTTCAGCGACACGCCCGCAGCGCCGCACTGCTGGCGCAGGCCACCGCCGACGTAACGCTCGACGTCGATGGAGGTGAACGGGTGCTTGCCGGCGCGCTTGCAGCGCATGGAGAAGATCTTGCCCGGCAGCTTGTCGGCGAAGTGCAGCTTGCACTTCTCCAGAATGTCGTCGAAGTCGCCCAGCGGGTATTCGTGCACTTCCAGGAAGTGGCCGATGCCCGGCGTGCAGCTCAGGCGCTCGATCATCTCGCGCAGGACCTTGGGGTCGGTGACCTTGGTCTCGACGTCCAGGTTGTCCCACTCGCCTTCCACCAGCAGCTCGGGATCGAGGTCGCGGAGCACCGTGCGAATGTTCTTCGCCAGCTGGCGGATGAAGCGCTTGCGCACCGGCCGGCTCTTGATGGTGATTTCCTGGAAGACCTTGACGATGAGTTTCATGCGGACCGGGCGATTGCAATGGGACGGAAAAAAAGGGGCAAGATTATATCCGAAATTGCTCAAGACTTGAGCAGAAATCGGAGACTTTCTTTTGGGCGCACCAAAATGGACTGACGCACCACAATGAAGCACTAAAACGGTGCACAATTACCCGGTAATTCCTGGTCGCACTCGCCGAAGCCCCGCAAATCAGCGGTTCTGCACGATTACGGGCACTGGCACGCAACTTGCTCCCTTGTGAGGCAGGTTGCCCTGACGGAGTATTCCGGCCGGCATCACCCGATCCTGGGGCACAGAAGTTCCCAGCTCTAATCCCTCCTGGAGGACAGCATGTCGTACAAGTCGCAACAACTGATCAAAGATCATGACGTGAAGTGGGTTGACCTGCGCTTCACCGATACCAAAGGCAAGCAGCAACACGTCACCATGCCGGCCCGCGACGCGCTGGACGATGACTTCTTCGAAGCCGGCAAGATGTTCGACGGCTCCTCCATCGAAGGCTGGAAGGGCATCGAAGCCTCCGACATGATCCTGCTGCCGGACGACAGCACCGCCGTGCTCGACCCGTTCACCGAAGAGCCGACCCTGATCCTGGTCTGCGACATCATTGAGCCGAGCACCATGCAGGGCTACGAGCGCGACCCGCGCAACATCGCCAAGCGCGCCGAGGAATACCTGAAGTCCACCGGTATCGGTGACACCGTATTCGTCGGCCCGGAGCCGGAGTTCTTCATCTTCGACGAAGTGAAGTTCAAGTCCGACATCTCCGGCTCGATGTTCAAGATCTACTCCGAGCAGGCTTCCTGGAACACCGACGCCGACATCGAAAGCGGCAACAAGGGCCACCGTCCGGGCGTGAAAGGCGGCTACTTCCCGGTACCGCCGGTCGACCACGACCACGAAATCCGTACCGCCATGTGTAATGCCATGGAAGAAATGGGCCTGGTCATCGAAGTTCACCACCACGAAGTGGCGACTGCCGGCCAGAACGAAATCGGCGTGCAGTTCAACACCCTGGTGAAGAAGGCCGACGAAGTCCAGACCCTGAAGTACTGCATCCACAACGTTGCCGACGCCTACGGCAAGACCGTGACCTTCATGCCGAAGCCGCTGTACGGCGACAACGGCTCGGGCATGCACGTGCACATGTCCATCTCGAAAGACGGCAAGAACACCTTCGCCGGTGAAGGTTATGCCGGCCTGTCCGAGACCGCCCTGTACTTCATCGGCGGCATCATCAAGCACGGCAAGGCCCTGAACGGCTTCACCAACCCGGCCACCAACTCCTACAAGCGTCTGGTTCCGGGCTTCGAAGCCCCGGTCATGCTGGCCTACTCCGCCCGTAACCGTTCCGCCTCGATCCGTATTCCGTACGTGTCCAGCCCGAAAGCCCGCCGCATCGAAGCGCGCTTCCCGGACCCGGCTGCCAACCCGTACCTGTGCTTCGCCGCGCTGCTGATGGCCGGCCTGGACGGCATCCAGAACAAGATTCACCCCGGCGATGCCGCCGACAAGAACCTGTACGACCTGCCGCCGGAAGAGGCGAAGGAAATCCCGCAGGTTTGCGGCAGCCTGAAAGAGGCGCTGGAAGAACTCGACAAGGGCCGTGCGTTCCTGACCAAGGGCGGCGTGTTCACCGACGAGTTCATCGATGCCTACATCGAGCTGAAGTCGGAAGAAGAGATCAAGGTGCGCACCTTCGTGCACCCGCTGGAATACGACCTGTACTACAGCGTCTGATCCACGAATACCTATATAAATAGCGTCAGCATTAAGGCCTCCTTCGGGAGGCCTTTTTTATGGACTCAGGAAAGCTGGCACCCGATATTTTGTAGGAGCGAGCTTGCTCGCGAACCGACCCAGCACCGGTGCCGTCGGGTAATCCGTTCGCGAGCAAGCTCGCTCCTACGAAGAGCAGCGCCGCGAAGCGGAATCAGATCCCGCCGTCTACTGGCACGCCCTGCTCCTCGTCGTCCTCGCGCTGCGAGGTGCGCATCCGCGAGAGCTGCACATTCAGCCGCGGCATCGACAGTTCGAGGCCCGCCTTGTCCAGCTTCTGGCGCAGGCGCAGGTTGAAGGCGCGCTGCACTTCCCACTGGCGGATCGGCGCGGTCTTCAGGCGGAAGCGGAGGATCGCCTGGCCGTTGTCGAAACTCTCCACACCCTGCATTTCTAGGGCCGACCACATGGCGCGGCTGATGGTGCGGTCGCCACGCAGGTCGCGAGTGACCTCATGGACCAGCGCCACCGCATCGTCGATCGGCATGCTGGCCGGCACCGGCCAGCGGAACATCGCGTAGCCGAACTCCCGCGAGTAGTTCTTGATGCTCTTGATCTCGCTGAAGGGGATGGTGTGCACCACGCCGTCCAGGTCACGCAGGCGCACGGTACGGATGGTCAGGCCCTCGACGGTGCCGAGGTGGCCGCCGACATCCACGTAGTCGTCGATGGACAGCGAGTCCTCGATGATGATGAACAGGCCGGTGATCAGGTCCGCCACCAGCGATTGCGCGCCGAAGCCGATGGCCAGGCCGATCACGCCCGCGCCCGCCAGCAGCGGGGTGACGTTCATGCCCATGTTGGCCAGGGCGACGATCAGCGCGATCACCGCGATGGTCACGAACAGCACGTTG
This Pseudomonas sp. ATCC 13867 DNA region includes the following protein-coding sequences:
- the glnA gene encoding glutamate--ammonia ligase; the encoded protein is MSYKSQQLIKDHDVKWVDLRFTDTKGKQQHVTMPARDALDDDFFEAGKMFDGSSIEGWKGIEASDMILLPDDSTAVLDPFTEEPTLILVCDIIEPSTMQGYERDPRNIAKRAEEYLKSTGIGDTVFVGPEPEFFIFDEVKFKSDISGSMFKIYSEQASWNTDADIESGNKGHRPGVKGGYFPVPPVDHDHEIRTAMCNAMEEMGLVIEVHHHEVATAGQNEIGVQFNTLVKKADEVQTLKYCIHNVADAYGKTVTFMPKPLYGDNGSGMHVHMSISKDGKNTFAGEGYAGLSETALYFIGGIIKHGKALNGFTNPATNSYKRLVPGFEAPVMLAYSARNRSASIRIPYVSSPKARRIEARFPDPAANPYLCFAALLMAGLDGIQNKIHPGDAADKNLYDLPPEEAKEIPQVCGSLKEALEELDKGRAFLTKGGVFTDEFIDAYIELKSEEEIKVRTFVHPLEYDLYYSV
- the thiI gene encoding tRNA uracil 4-sulfurtransferase ThiI; the encoded protein is MKLIVKVFQEITIKSRPVRKRFIRQLAKNIRTVLRDLDPELLVEGEWDNLDVETKVTDPKVLREMIERLSCTPGIGHFLEVHEYPLGDFDDILEKCKLHFADKLPGKIFSMRCKRAGKHPFTSIDVERYVGGGLRQQCGAAGVSLKNPEVQVRVEIRYDRLYVIHAQHEGLGGYPLGALEQVLVLMSGGFDSTVAAYQMMRRGMISHFVFFNLGGRAHELGVMEVAHYLWEKYGRSQRVLFVSVPFEEVVGEILTKVDDSYMGVTLKRMMLRAASRVAERLELNALVTGEAISQVSSQTLPNLSVIDRVTDTLVLRPLIVSHKQDIIDTATRIGTAEFAKHMPEYCGVISVNPTTQAKPYRVDHEETKFDMAVLDRALERSTQMTVDRVIDELGKDLPVEMVDEVLPGQIVVDIRHPDAQEDEPLALEGIEVLPMPFYAINSKFKELDPNRQYLLYCDKGVMSRLHAHHLVNEGHTNVRVYRPQ